A section of the Chloroflexota bacterium genome encodes:
- a CDS encoding sulfatase has product MNVVLIMNDTWRYDHVRANGNDWISTPNLDGFAAESAVFDRSYIGSFATIPCRHDLMKGRYGEPLHYWRPLQWDCLTLPEVLRANGYVTMLINDTPHMINYGFGFDRPFHAWQMIRGNEVDRFRTDWFREWRLGNMDKFRTSAGMAQFYRQTHDKFLEEQFFAPMVMDAACTWLERNHNHDKFFLWVDSFDPHEPWDPPQHYRDMYAPDYDGVEVVWPAYCRSSDVYTPEEQEHIGKLFAAECTMCDTHIGRVLTTIDNLGLRENTVVVIMSDHGHYFGEHDQQSKSGPLYEEVSHQILMIRHPHGIGSGERFQALTQPADFAPTVLEMLGIEAPAEMGIQGRSLLPQMAGSNEIHRPVAVSGTFPYEILPVGDPTYAGRRVPAPMVEPGWTPLTVTGPEYALIAYPERERNEVYHLPSDPGMTSNIVDANREREQELHRELMAFLETHDSPEWIKRIYGDGPAGVQVPDIDEHLKLVRQRGMPFTVTLDGSVL; this is encoded by the coding sequence ATGAACGTCGTACTCATCATGAACGACACCTGGCGCTACGACCACGTGCGCGCCAACGGCAACGACTGGATCTCGACCCCGAACCTAGACGGGTTTGCAGCCGAATCGGCGGTGTTCGACCGTTCCTACATCGGATCGTTTGCGACCATACCCTGCCGTCACGATTTGATGAAAGGCCGCTACGGCGAGCCCCTGCACTACTGGCGCCCGCTGCAGTGGGACTGCCTGACGTTGCCCGAAGTGCTGCGCGCCAACGGCTACGTCACGATGCTGATCAACGACACCCCGCACATGATCAATTACGGTTTCGGTTTTGACCGGCCGTTCCACGCTTGGCAAATGATTCGCGGCAATGAAGTAGACCGGTTTCGCACCGACTGGTTCCGCGAATGGAGGCTCGGCAACATGGACAAATTTCGCACGAGCGCCGGGATGGCCCAGTTTTACCGCCAGACCCACGACAAGTTCCTCGAGGAACAGTTCTTCGCTCCGATGGTCATGGATGCGGCCTGCACCTGGCTGGAGCGCAATCACAACCACGACAAGTTCTTTCTCTGGGTCGACTCCTTCGACCCCCACGAACCCTGGGATCCGCCGCAGCACTACCGGGACATGTACGCACCCGACTACGACGGGGTGGAAGTGGTCTGGCCGGCCTATTGCCGATCCTCGGACGTGTACACCCCCGAAGAGCAGGAGCACATCGGAAAGCTCTTTGCGGCCGAATGCACGATGTGCGACACCCACATCGGGCGCGTGCTGACCACGATCGACAACCTGGGCCTGCGCGAGAACACGGTCGTGGTGATCATGTCCGATCACGGCCACTACTTCGGCGAGCACGACCAGCAGTCCAAGTCCGGCCCACTATACGAAGAGGTCTCACATCAGATCCTGATGATCAGGCACCCGCACGGAATAGGGTCAGGCGAACGCTTTCAGGCCCTTACCCAGCCGGCCGATTTCGCCCCCACGGTCCTTGAAATGCTCGGAATCGAGGCCCCGGCCGAAATGGGTATCCAGGGCAGATCGCTGCTGCCGCAGATGGCCGGTTCCAACGAGATTCATCGTCCGGTGGCCGTGTCCGGCACGTTCCCGTACGAAATCCTGCCGGTCGGCGATCCGACCTACGCCGGGCGAAGAGTCCCGGCCCCAATGGTGGAACCGGGCTGGACCCCGCTGACAGTCACCGGCCCGGAGTACGCGTTGATCGCCTACCCGGAACGGGAGCGCAACGAGGTTTATCACCTGCCCAGCGATCCGGGCATGACCAGCAACATCGTGGACGCAAACCGCGAACGCGAGCAGGAACTACACCGGGAGTTGATGGCCTTCCTGGAGACCCACGACAGCCCGGAATGGATCAAGCGGATCTACGGCGACGGTCCGGCCGGGGTGCAGGTTCCCGACATCGACGAACACCTCAAGCTGGTGCGTCAACGCGGCATGCCGTTCACCGTCACCCTGGACGGTTCGGTCCTCTGA
- a CDS encoding sulfatase-like hydrolase/transferase, giving the protein MNVILIMNDTLRYDHVGANGNPWISTPNLDAFAAEAAVFDNNHLCSFPTVPNRHEMMKGRHGNPFQAWRPLEWGAMTLPKALRLAGYETMFIHDTPHLANFGYGFDRPFSGWEFVRGNEADRWRTDYFSELQVPGGGKFTWDQQATHEYRNYRHMRREEDQCVARVMSAACEWLDHNAGHEKFFLWIDSFDPHEPWDPPQHYVDMYDPGYEGVKITWPSFGEVADKFSPAEQRNVKALYAGEVTLMDRWIGRVLEKIDDLGLREKTAVIIMSDHGFDFFEHGYVGKRAIYPEVVRTVQMVRLPDGAGAGSRIAQLTQHPDFAPSVFDLTGVEVPEGMDIQGRSWVPLLSGGGYEARTATVSGNGPSYFDARSPFAAALAGRFTGWSPLQVTDGRWWLVDNADPGMRELYDVDADPDTQVNLYGQEPDHYARLHAELISFLEQSQAPEIAIKLFRDGPDGIDPKQGAAVFAPGMFPDGVPMNTVRPGNVVRRD; this is encoded by the coding sequence TTGAACGTCATCCTGATCATGAACGACACGCTGCGTTACGACCACGTCGGCGCCAACGGGAACCCCTGGATCTCAACTCCAAACCTGGACGCGTTCGCGGCCGAGGCGGCCGTATTCGACAACAACCACCTCTGCTCGTTCCCCACGGTTCCCAATCGCCATGAAATGATGAAGGGCCGCCACGGCAACCCCTTCCAGGCGTGGCGACCGCTGGAGTGGGGGGCGATGACGTTGCCCAAGGCCCTGCGACTAGCCGGCTACGAAACGATGTTCATCCACGACACCCCGCATCTGGCCAACTTCGGGTACGGGTTCGACCGGCCGTTTTCCGGCTGGGAATTCGTCCGCGGGAACGAGGCCGACCGCTGGCGGACCGACTATTTCTCAGAGTTGCAGGTTCCCGGCGGCGGCAAGTTCACCTGGGACCAGCAGGCCACCCATGAATACCGCAACTACCGCCACATGCGACGCGAGGAGGACCAATGCGTAGCCCGGGTGATGTCGGCCGCCTGCGAGTGGCTGGATCACAACGCCGGGCACGAGAAGTTCTTCCTCTGGATCGATTCCTTCGATCCCCACGAGCCGTGGGACCCGCCCCAGCACTACGTCGACATGTACGATCCCGGTTACGAAGGCGTGAAGATCACCTGGCCGTCTTTTGGGGAAGTCGCCGACAAGTTCAGTCCGGCCGAGCAGCGCAACGTCAAGGCCCTGTACGCCGGCGAGGTGACGCTGATGGACCGCTGGATCGGCCGGGTGCTGGAGAAGATCGACGACCTGGGGCTGCGCGAGAAAACCGCCGTGATCATCATGTCCGACCACGGATTCGATTTCTTCGAGCACGGCTACGTCGGCAAGCGGGCAATCTATCCCGAGGTGGTTCGCACCGTCCAGATGGTCCGCCTTCCGGACGGAGCGGGCGCCGGGAGCCGGATCGCCCAACTTACCCAGCACCCAGACTTTGCGCCTTCGGTATTCGACCTGACCGGAGTAGAGGTTCCGGAGGGGATGGACATACAGGGCAGATCCTGGGTCCCGCTGCTGAGCGGCGGCGGGTACGAGGCACGGACGGCAACCGTTTCCGGCAACGGTCCTTCCTACTTTGACGCGAGAAGCCCGTTCGCCGCGGCCTTGGCGGGACGGTTCACGGGCTGGTCGCCGCTACAGGTGACCGACGGACGCTGGTGGCTGGTTGACAACGCCGACCCGGGGATGCGCGAACTCTATGACGTCGACGCCGATCCGGATACCCAGGTCAATCTGTACGGCCAGGAGCCCGATCATTACGCGCGGTTGCACGCAGAGCTGATTTCATTCCTGGAGCAGTCGCAGGCCCCCGAAATTGCTATCAAACTGTTCCGCGACGGGCCGGACGGGATCGATCCGAAGCAGGGTGCCGCGGTCTTTGCCCCGGGCATGTTCCCGGATGGAGTTCCAATGAACACCGTCCGCCCCGGCAACGTCGTCCGACGAGACTGA
- a CDS encoding sulfatase-like hydrolase/transferase, whose translation MRIIYFDIDSLRPAHLGCYGYSRPTSPTVDALAAEGVRFDGCYGSDLPCNPSRAALFSGRFGILNGVVGHNGPAQHMRYPGEGHRHDPERPMFMRHLQHAGYNTVSFSGFAQRHMSWWFTAGFTEFHGNKLPGGLESADDVNGLVEPWLQDNGQSDNWFLHVNYWDVHHPYRAPDQYWDRVQAAGPGLEWPDDAKIRADYERYYGPRSARDWGIMERQWAGRAYFERFPRMRAQIRNREDLQAFVDGHDAGMAYVDDAIARILDILRELGIYEETAIIVSSDHGESVAEQGLYFEHGNASEGTAHQPLVIRWPGVTDGARGSSYDGLLYQLDLVPTVAELLDLEIPSGWSGESFGQALRGESWQGRDHLVWGTGIFTFQRAVRTRRHLFIRTLHPGCLPVDPISLFDMEKDPRQEHNLAASDPQVTADMDHLLSNWWSDHCTGPGSVRDPFQDMMDVTPDTYIPLEAVLAHLEEDGRPEQAQDLRLRRGLLAEQADGRPF comes from the coding sequence ATGCGCATCATTTATTTCGATATCGATTCGCTGCGGCCGGCGCACCTGGGCTGCTACGGGTATTCGCGGCCGACCTCGCCTACCGTGGACGCGTTGGCCGCCGAAGGAGTGCGCTTCGACGGCTGCTATGGTTCCGACCTGCCGTGCAATCCGTCCCGGGCGGCCCTATTCTCGGGCCGTTTCGGAATTCTCAACGGGGTGGTCGGCCACAACGGGCCGGCCCAGCACATGCGCTATCCGGGCGAGGGCCACCGCCACGATCCCGAGCGGCCCATGTTCATGCGGCACCTCCAGCACGCCGGCTACAACACCGTCTCATTTTCCGGTTTTGCCCAGCGGCACATGTCCTGGTGGTTCACCGCCGGGTTCACCGAATTCCACGGCAACAAGCTCCCGGGCGGGCTCGAATCGGCCGATGACGTGAACGGACTGGTCGAACCCTGGCTGCAGGACAACGGCCAGAGCGACAACTGGTTCCTGCACGTAAATTACTGGGATGTCCACCATCCCTATCGGGCCCCCGACCAATATTGGGACCGGGTGCAGGCCGCCGGTCCCGGACTGGAGTGGCCCGACGACGCAAAAATCCGCGCCGACTACGAGCGCTACTACGGCCCCCGCTCGGCACGCGACTGGGGCATCATGGAGCGGCAATGGGCCGGTAGGGCCTATTTCGAGCGGTTTCCGCGGATGCGGGCTCAGATCCGCAATCGCGAAGACCTGCAGGCCTTTGTCGATGGACACGACGCGGGCATGGCCTACGTCGACGACGCCATCGCGCGGATCCTTGACATCCTGCGCGAGCTCGGGATTTACGAGGAAACCGCGATCATAGTCTCCTCCGACCACGGCGAATCGGTTGCCGAACAGGGCCTATATTTCGAGCACGGCAACGCATCCGAGGGGACCGCCCACCAGCCGCTGGTTATCCGCTGGCCGGGCGTGACCGACGGCGCGCGCGGCTCCTCCTACGACGGGCTGCTTTACCAGCTCGACCTGGTCCCCACCGTAGCCGAATTACTCGATCTGGAGATCCCATCCGGCTGGAGCGGGGAGAGTTTTGGCCAGGCCCTGCGCGGCGAGTCTTGGCAGGGACGCGACCACCTGGTGTGGGGAACCGGGATATTTACGTTCCAGCGGGCGGTCCGGACTCGCCGGCACCTATTCATCCGGACCCTGCATCCGGGTTGCCTGCCGGTCGATCCGATTTCGCTATTCGACATGGAGAAAGACCCCCGGCAGGAACATAACCTGGCCGCCAGCGACCCGCAGGTAACGGCGGACATGGATCATCTGCTTTCCAACTGGTGGTCCGACCACTGCACCGGCCCGGGGAGCGTGCGCGACCCATTCCAGGACATGATGGACGTTACCCCGGACACCTACATTCCGCTTGAGGCGGTGCTGGCCCACCTGGAAGAAGACGGTCGCCCCGAACAGGCCCAGGACCTGCGACTCCGGCGCGGTCTCCTAGCCGAGCAAGCAGATGGCCGGCCGTTCTGA
- a CDS encoding thioredoxin domain-containing protein → MAGRSDARQRRRRRMAEVRTRAAADQTGAAAPPPDQSRAEPRRLRRRDVFLGTGAGIVAGGLLGGLNWFDAQSRQSVPEPIIDASTPAAPVASVPEPDAEPESGEKPFIARSPEELDGHRHATLSHRLGDPGAPLLIVEYFSYTCPHCITFAAQIEPQVKESYIDTGQAVLVARHRPFDTNAISASRVAIAAAQQDPAAFWPMHYRLLNQIRQMAANGYSWEDFEPIGNEFGLDGKLLVEDAQSDRTSEILQANISEASGLEVNGTPTFFLNGKRKVGSGSLNEFLAAIEEALGSAR, encoded by the coding sequence ATGGCCGGCCGTTCTGACGCGCGGCAGCGCCGGCGCCGGCGCATGGCCGAAGTGCGAACTCGCGCCGCCGCCGATCAGACCGGGGCCGCAGCGCCGCCGCCCGATCAATCTCGTGCAGAGCCGCGCCGGCTGCGCCGGCGCGACGTATTCCTAGGGACCGGAGCGGGCATAGTGGCCGGCGGCCTGCTGGGCGGACTGAACTGGTTCGACGCCCAATCGCGGCAGAGCGTCCCGGAGCCGATTATTGATGCATCAACGCCCGCGGCCCCGGTTGCCAGCGTGCCGGAACCGGACGCCGAACCCGAATCGGGCGAAAAACCGTTCATCGCCCGGTCGCCCGAAGAACTCGATGGACACCGGCATGCGACGTTGTCGCACCGCCTTGGCGATCCGGGCGCGCCGCTTTTGATCGTCGAGTATTTCTCCTACACCTGTCCGCACTGCATCACCTTTGCCGCGCAGATCGAACCCCAGGTCAAAGAGTCATACATCGACACCGGACAAGCCGTGCTGGTGGCCCGGCACCGTCCGTTCGATACCAACGCGATCAGCGCTTCGCGAGTGGCGATTGCAGCCGCCCAGCAGGACCCGGCCGCGTTCTGGCCGATGCACTACCGGCTGCTGAACCAGATTCGCCAGATGGCCGCGAACGGCTACAGCTGGGAGGACTTCGAGCCGATCGGCAATGAATTCGGCCTGGACGGCAAACTGCTGGTCGAAGACGCCCAGTCGGATCGAACGTCCGAAATCCTGCAGGCCAACATCTCCGAGGCCTCCGGTCTCGAGGTAAACGGGACTCCCACGTTCTTTCTCAACGGCAAGCGCAAGGTGGGCTCCGGATCCTTGAACGAATTTCTGGCCGCAATCGAGGAAGCGCTGGGCAGCGCCCGATGA
- a CDS encoding vitamin K epoxide reductase family protein yields the protein MSFVDSLTYRYLTALLAVVGLAVAAYLSASDLAGEATVCIEGGGCEAVTQSAWGELFGAPVALLGVAAYALIVLAAAAELFWRDKVHPDSTLALVLLTAAGSTFSVYLTIVSATQINNFCIWCISSLLILLLLFGLSLNRALRLAAIDS from the coding sequence ATGAGTTTCGTGGATTCGCTTACCTACCGCTACCTGACGGCCCTGTTGGCCGTGGTCGGACTGGCGGTCGCGGCGTACCTCAGCGCGTCCGACCTCGCCGGCGAGGCGACAGTCTGCATTGAGGGCGGCGGCTGCGAGGCGGTAACGCAAAGCGCCTGGGGCGAGCTTTTCGGAGCCCCGGTGGCGCTGCTGGGAGTGGCTGCCTACGCGCTGATCGTGCTGGCGGCGGCGGCCGAGTTGTTCTGGCGCGACAAGGTGCACCCTGACTCGACGCTGGCCCTGGTGCTCCTGACCGCGGCCGGATCGACGTTTTCGGTTTACCTGACCATCGTCTCGGCGACCCAGATCAACAACTTCTGCATTTGGTGCATATCGTCGCTGCTTATCCTGCTGCTGCTCTTCGGATTGAGCCTGAATAGAGCGCTGCGCCTGGCCGCCATCGACAGTTAG
- a CDS encoding SDR family oxidoreductase: protein MAGLGGLSVTAGKLSGKIAAITGGGDGFGKGIAQKFAAEGAAVAICDINLPAARRVIAGIEEGGGTGLAFEADVTDNSSLEAFVDAIVARFGRLDVWVGNAGRAGGSASEEVVEAEYRQMIDLNLCAVFFGAQLAGRQMIAQGEGGRIINMASVAGYRGIPQRAAYCASKAGVVMTTYVLAEEWAKHDIRVNSISPGYADTPLFWSSAGSGSRMPLEQLMSRVPTGKLITVEQVARAALYLASEDSDAVTGLDLRVDGALAVGNI, encoded by the coding sequence CTGGCCGGACTGGGAGGTCTGAGCGTGACCGCGGGCAAGCTTTCCGGAAAAATCGCCGCCATCACCGGCGGCGGCGACGGGTTCGGCAAGGGAATCGCGCAGAAATTTGCCGCCGAAGGCGCGGCGGTGGCGATCTGCGACATCAACCTGCCGGCCGCCCGAAGGGTCATTGCGGGGATCGAGGAAGGCGGTGGTACGGGCCTCGCGTTTGAGGCCGACGTCACCGACAACTCCTCCCTGGAGGCGTTTGTGGATGCGATCGTTGCGCGGTTCGGGCGACTGGACGTCTGGGTCGGGAACGCCGGCCGAGCCGGCGGGAGCGCTTCCGAAGAAGTGGTGGAAGCCGAGTACCGGCAGATGATTGACCTCAATCTCTGCGCCGTATTTTTTGGCGCCCAGCTTGCCGGCCGGCAGATGATTGCCCAGGGCGAGGGCGGGCGGATCATCAACATGGCCTCGGTCGCCGGCTATCGCGGGATTCCGCAACGGGCGGCCTATTGCGCCTCCAAGGCCGGGGTGGTAATGACAACCTACGTATTGGCCGAGGAATGGGCCAAGCACGACATACGCGTCAACTCGATCTCGCCCGGTTATGCCGACACTCCGCTGTTCTGGAGCTCGGCCGGCTCCGGTAGCCGCATGCCGCTCGAGCAACTGATGTCGCGGGTTCCGACCGGCAAGTTGATAACCGTCGAACAGGTGGCGCGGGCGGCCCTCTACCTGGCCTCGGAGGACTCCGACGCGGTGACCGGGTTGGATCTGCGGGTGGACGGCGCGTTGGCGGTCGGCAACATCTGA
- a CDS encoding sulfatase-like hydrolase/transferase, translating to MNRSDSNLPVGSPTGFLPPATSSRATKTPASEEPAVRVLLIDIDSQRPDHLGCYGYHRDTSPNIDSIAARGTRFDSCYVSDSPCVPGRASLFGGMFGINNGVVTHWGPGSEYRLPADIHLERAGGLTLTMARNFLVNGYYTASVSSFADRHHAFWHTSGFREYHHHTLKRGNETADEVNAAALPVLERICQKDDWLLHVNYWDPHRRYRVPPEWMTKFDGQPPPDWPDQATLDAQQDLSGPFTPPTVNPYRDPETGTVPDTRFDRLSDFEEWINGYDGSIAYVDYHIGQLLEVLEDQGVLDDTCIIITADHGEAQGEFGIYGDHCNGYEAPHHIPLIISWPGRVAEGAVCDEFVYSLDIAPTLCDLAGIDPQSGWDGASLAPLLGAAGEFSSRDHLVLSHGLYACQRSVRTRDWYLTRTYHPGLFDYPPLSLYDMRCDPRQTNNLATERPDVVAELDHLLTEWTHRQAGRPGHPGDPMPKVIESGPFKYVPYEYWIDYLREQGRGHAAERIATRLRHWPDWEV from the coding sequence ATCAATCGGTCCGACTCGAACTTGCCGGTCGGCTCACCGACTGGTTTCTTGCCACCGGCGACGTCGTCCCGCGCGACAAAGACCCCCGCATCGGAGGAGCCCGCAGTGCGCGTCCTGCTGATTGACATAGATTCGCAGCGCCCCGACCACCTGGGGTGCTACGGGTATCACCGCGACACCTCACCCAATATCGATTCGATCGCCGCCCGCGGCACGCGATTCGATAGCTGCTATGTTTCCGACTCCCCCTGCGTGCCGGGCCGGGCCTCGCTGTTCGGGGGCATGTTCGGCATCAACAACGGAGTGGTGACCCATTGGGGGCCGGGGTCCGAATACCGGCTGCCGGCAGACATCCACCTCGAGCGGGCCGGCGGCCTGACCCTGACAATGGCCAGGAATTTCCTCGTCAACGGGTATTACACGGCTTCGGTTTCGTCGTTTGCCGACCGCCATCATGCCTTCTGGCACACTTCGGGGTTCCGCGAATACCATCACCACACCCTCAAGCGCGGCAACGAGACCGCCGATGAGGTCAACGCCGCCGCCCTGCCGGTGCTTGAGCGGATCTGCCAGAAAGACGATTGGCTGCTGCACGTAAATTACTGGGATCCGCACCGGCGCTACCGGGTGCCACCGGAGTGGATGACCAAATTCGACGGGCAACCCCCGCCGGACTGGCCCGATCAGGCAACTCTTGATGCCCAGCAGGACCTCTCCGGGCCGTTCACGCCGCCAACCGTGAACCCCTACCGCGATCCCGAGACCGGGACAGTGCCGGATACGCGCTTTGACCGCCTGAGCGATTTCGAGGAGTGGATTAACGGCTACGACGGATCGATTGCCTACGTCGATTACCACATCGGGCAGTTGCTGGAAGTGCTGGAGGACCAAGGGGTCCTGGACGATACGTGCATCATCATCACCGCCGACCACGGCGAAGCCCAGGGTGAATTCGGCATCTACGGCGATCACTGCAACGGTTACGAGGCCCCGCACCATATCCCGCTGATCATCTCGTGGCCCGGGCGGGTGGCCGAGGGCGCCGTCTGCGACGAATTCGTCTACAGCCTGGACATTGCCCCGACGCTGTGCGACTTGGCCGGTATAGACCCCCAATCCGGGTGGGACGGAGCCAGCCTGGCGCCGCTGCTCGGGGCCGCCGGGGAATTTTCGAGCCGCGATCACCTGGTGCTTTCGCACGGCCTGTACGCTTGCCAGCGCTCGGTCAGGACCCGGGACTGGTACCTGACCCGGACGTACCACCCCGGGTTATTCGATTACCCCCCGCTCAGTCTTTACGACATGCGTTGCGATCCGCGCCAGACCAACAACCTGGCCACCGAACGCCCGGATGTGGTGGCCGAACTCGACCACCTCTTAACCGAATGGACCCATCGCCAGGCGGGTCGCCCGGGCCATCCGGGCGACCCGATGCCGAAGGTGATTGAGTCGGGCCCGTTCAAATACGTGCCGTATGAATACTGGATTGATTACCTGCGCGAGCAGGGTCGCGGCCATGCGGCCGAGCGGATCGCGACCCGGTTGCGGCACTGGCCGGACTGGGAGGTCTGA
- a CDS encoding sulfatase-like hydrolase/transferase: MPKHPNIIIFMPDEMRWDCVGYAGNSVINTPNFDRFADEYAPFSHFFVNHTVCTPSRICMFTGWPPHVNGHRTLWHMLRPHQPNVFKYLKQAGYHVEMWGKNDLLAQESFPDSISHEGQINFDYRKFTANPWPPEHKHFRSFYFGQRPDAASNDTDRQWIDGAIRFLESNPPEPFCLYLPLIFPHCPYWCEEPYFSMHDRDRVPDPMPPRGDAPIHHQEMHRSYGLDRLNAADWRELIATYWGMCSRLDDQFGELRESLERNGFWDEAAVLFFSDHGDYAGDYGLVEKWPSGFEDVLLRVPLTIKLPTNERAAMIPHLCETLDLTPTILDIAGVPLEHDQYGKSLLPLIRGQALDHKDAVFVEGGHHHFERQAVELKWDGLGGTDHVYYQKGRIQTDNPDSVAKAAAIRTTTHKYVRRLRDRDELYDLVADPGEQVNLIDSPDHQSVRLELAGRLTDWFLATGDVVPRDKDPRIGGARSARPAD, encoded by the coding sequence ATGCCCAAGCACCCCAACATCATCATCTTCATGCCCGACGAGATGCGCTGGGACTGTGTTGGGTACGCCGGAAATTCGGTCATTAACACTCCAAATTTTGACCGCTTTGCAGACGAGTACGCTCCGTTTTCGCATTTTTTCGTCAATCACACGGTCTGCACCCCGTCGCGGATCTGCATGTTCACCGGATGGCCGCCGCATGTAAATGGCCACCGCACTCTCTGGCACATGCTGCGACCGCACCAGCCGAACGTGTTCAAGTACCTCAAGCAGGCCGGCTACCACGTCGAGATGTGGGGCAAGAATGACCTCCTGGCGCAGGAGTCATTCCCCGACAGCATTTCGCACGAGGGCCAAATCAATTTCGACTACCGCAAGTTCACCGCCAACCCTTGGCCGCCGGAGCATAAGCACTTCCGCAGCTTCTACTTCGGTCAACGCCCGGACGCGGCTTCGAACGATACCGATCGTCAGTGGATCGACGGCGCAATCCGCTTCCTCGAATCGAATCCGCCGGAGCCGTTCTGCCTGTACCTGCCGCTGATCTTCCCGCACTGCCCTTACTGGTGCGAGGAACCCTACTTTTCGATGCACGACCGTGACCGGGTACCCGACCCCATGCCACCGCGCGGCGATGCCCCCATCCATCACCAGGAGATGCACCGCTCCTATGGGCTGGATCGCCTCAACGCGGCGGACTGGCGGGAGTTGATCGCCACCTACTGGGGTATGTGCTCGCGGCTCGACGACCAGTTCGGCGAGCTCCGCGAATCGCTGGAGAGGAATGGATTCTGGGACGAGGCGGCGGTGCTTTTCTTCTCCGATCACGGCGACTATGCCGGCGACTACGGCCTGGTCGAGAAGTGGCCCAGCGGATTCGAGGACGTGCTGCTGCGGGTGCCGCTGACCATCAAATTGCCGACCAACGAGCGCGCCGCGATGATCCCGCACCTCTGCGAAACGCTCGACCTGACCCCCACCATCCTCGACATCGCCGGCGTTCCGCTTGAACACGACCAGTACGGCAAAAGCCTGTTGCCGTTGATACGCGGGCAAGCGCTCGACCACAAGGACGCGGTATTCGTCGAAGGCGGCCACCACCATTTCGAGCGCCAGGCGGTGGAACTCAAGTGGGACGGCTTGGGCGGGACCGACCACGTCTACTACCAGAAGGGCCGAATCCAGACCGACAACCCGGATTCGGTAGCTAAGGCGGCGGCGATTCGCACGACCACGCACAAGTACGTGCGTCGCCTGCGCGACCGCGACGAGCTGTACGACCTGGTTGCGGACCCGGGCGAGCAGGTGAACCTGATCGACTCTCCCGACCATCAATCGGTCCGACTCGAACTTGCCGGTCGGCTCACCGACTGGTTTCTTGCCACCGGCGACGTCGTCCCGCGCGACAAAGACCCCCGCATCGGAGGAGCCCGCAGTGCGCGTCCTGCTGATTGA
- a CDS encoding sugar ABC transporter permease, whose product MNNGPVAPASIGGGQARFGVYFRRNLAGYLFVLPQILFITVFILVPIVGAFYYSITNYNLLTAPEIADPIWKNFAALPGDERYGPAIRNTLVFAFVTVPAGVITSLLLAQLINRSIRGIYFFRAMFYMPVVSSFVAVSLIWLWFYEPQFGLFNEFLLWVGLPASKWLKGQESALLAIIVMSVWKNMGLNMVIYLAGLQGIPPTVIEAADIDGAGRVSKFLRIILPLLAPTTYFVVIVYFIGALQMFVQVWIMTQQPGNGVLTGGPLDSTVTVVLLIYSNAFEYLKMGYAAAMSVVLFLVIALITYMNSRLLQYEVGW is encoded by the coding sequence TTGAATAACGGCCCCGTCGCCCCCGCTTCGATCGGGGGCGGGCAGGCGCGGTTTGGTGTTTACTTTCGGCGCAATTTGGCCGGGTACCTCTTCGTCCTGCCCCAGATCCTCTTCATCACGGTATTTATCCTGGTGCCGATCGTCGGCGCGTTCTATTACTCGATAACCAACTACAACCTGCTCACCGCTCCGGAGATCGCCGACCCGATCTGGAAGAATTTCGCCGCCCTGCCGGGCGATGAGCGCTACGGACCGGCGATCCGCAACACCCTGGTGTTCGCGTTCGTGACCGTGCCGGCGGGAGTGATCACCTCGCTGCTGCTGGCCCAGTTGATCAACCGTTCGATTCGCGGCATTTATTTTTTCCGGGCCATGTTCTACATGCCGGTCGTGTCCTCGTTCGTGGCGGTCTCGCTGATTTGGCTCTGGTTTTACGAACCCCAGTTCGGGCTCTTTAACGAGTTTCTGCTCTGGGTCGGCCTGCCGGCCTCGAAATGGCTCAAAGGCCAGGAATCGGCGCTGCTCGCAATCATCGTCATGAGCGTCTGGAAGAACATGGGGCTGAACATGGTGATCTACCTGGCCGGGCTGCAGGGGATCCCGCCGACCGTTATCGAGGCCGCCGACATCGACGGCGCGGGACGGGTATCAAAATTCCTGCGGATCATTTTGCCCCTGCTGGCGCCGACCACGTACTTCGTGGTCATCGTTTATTTCATCGGCGCCCTGCAGATGTTCGTGCAGGTGTGGATCATGACGCAACAGCCAGGCAACGGCGTACTCACCGGAGGCCCGCTCGACAGCACCGTCACCGTCGTTCTCCTGATTTACTCCAATGCCTTCGAGTACCTGAAGATGGGATACGCGGCGGCGATGTCGGTGGTCTTGTTCCTGGTAATCGCGCTAATCACCTACATGAATTCGCGCCTGCTCCAGTACGAGGTAGGCTGGTAA